In a single window of the Magnolia sinica isolate HGM2019 chromosome 7, MsV1, whole genome shotgun sequence genome:
- the LOC131251825 gene encoding triacylglycerol lipase OBL1-like, which produces MGSPSSSGYMIFHPEKAGILEILSLFLFKRRLSDCSFIETSAETKLELDQNVKSTNWFLVVLSLLLGRILWLIQLPLGWFGAALEFTLNLFSINGGFFGLIFHLITVSLKIPKKDSADYRSALGYVDGRLDLYKTSSLLSYLPQMGPMYTTDDIKLLDLCMMASKVAYENEAYIKNAITNHWKMNFVGFYNCWNVFEKVKGTQAFIFSDKPEDASMIVVVFRGTEPFNAKDWMTDVDLSYIKMGKMGKAHLGFMKALGLQDKDYQKGWPKDYQGEKDKPLAYYIIRDTLKSLLEKNKNAKIVVTGHSLGGALAAIFPSILILHEETTILNSMWGIMTYGQPRVGDETFASYVETNMPVKTCYRVVYRYDVVPRVPFDNPAFKYKHFGWCIYFNGWYAGKVVREEPNKNYFNPIYIVSKYYNAWSDLFKSLFLGRTQGPDFKESGMSFGFRLLGLIIPGLASHGPRDYVNSTRLAKITVSEKEMV; this is translated from the exons atgGGTTCCCCAAGCTCTTCTGGCTACATGATCTTTCACCCTGAGAAAGCAGGAATTCTTGAAATACTTAGCCTCTTTCTCTTCAAGAGAAGGCTATCAGATTGCAGCTTCATAGAAACCTCTGCTGAAACTAAGCTCGAGCTTGATCAGAATGTTAAAAGTACTAATTGGTTTCTCGTTGTACTCTCCTTACTCCTCGGAAGGATCTTGTGGCTGATTCAATTACCCTTAGGTTGGTTCGGTGCAGCTTTAGAGTTCACGTTGAACTTGTTCTCGATTAATGGCGGCTTCTTTGGCCTCATTTTTCATCTTATTACAG TGTCCCTCAAGATTCCCAAAAAGGACTCAGCAGATTACAGATCAGCTCTTGGCTAcgttgatggacggttggatctatACAAAACCTCCTCCTTACTCAGTTATCTGCCTCAGATGGGTCCCATGTACACTACCGACGATATCAAGCTCTTGGATCTTTGCATGATGGCTTCTAAGGTAGCCTACGAGAATGAGGCCTACATCAAGAATGCAATCACCAACCACTGGAAG ATGAATTTCGTGGGATTCTACAATTGTTGGAATG TGTTCGAGAAGGTAAAAGGCACCCAAGCCTTCATCTTCAGCGACAAGCCGGAGGATGCCAGCATGATCGTCGTGGTCTTCCGCGGCACTGAGCCGTTCAATGCCAAGGACTGGATGACCGATGTCGACCTTTCTTATATCAAGATGGGCAAAATGGGAAAAGCCCATCTGGGCTTCATGAAAGCTCTGGGCCTCCAAGATAAGGACTACCAAAAGGGATGGCCCAAGGACTACCAAGGGGAGAAAGACAAGCCCTTAGCCTACTACATCATAAGGGACACGCTCAAGTCATTACTCGAAAAGAACAAGAATGCTAAGATAGTAGTCACAGGGCATAGCTTAGGTGGTGCACTCGCGGCTATCTTTCCTTCTATACTCATTTTACATGAAGAGACTACCATTTTGAATAGCATGTGGGGCATCATGACCTATGGGCAGCCTAGGGTTGGAGATGAGACCTTTGCTTCCTATGTGGAAACAAACATGCCTGTAAAGACGTGTTATAGGGTGGTGTACAGGTATGACGTGGTCCCTCGAGTGCCCTTTGATAATCCGGCCTTTAAATACAAGCACTTTGGATGGTGCATCTACTTCAACGGCTGGTATGCTGGAAAG GTGGTGAGGGAGGAGCCCAacaagaactacttcaatccgaTATACATTGTATCAAAGTACTATAATGCATGGTCAGATCTGTTCAAGTCACTCTTCTTGGGCAGAACACAGGGTCCAGATTTCAAGGAAAGTGGAATGTCATTTGGTTTCAGGTTGTTGGGGCTGATAATTCCAGGGCTTGCCTCTCACGGCCCAAGGGACTATGTGAATAGTACAAGGCTTGCGAAAATAACCGTGTCTGAGAAGGAAATGGTTTGA